Below is a genomic region from Streptomyces ferrugineus.
GCGCTGCTCGGCCGTGCCGTGGTCGAAGAGGGTCGGGGCCAGGAGACTGACGCCGTTCTGACCGACGCGGCCCGGTGCGCCCGCCGCGTAGTACTCCTCCTCGAACAGCAGCCACCGTACGAGTGAGGCGTCCCGACCGCCGTACACCGCCGGCCAGTTCACCACCGACCAGCGGTCCGCGGCCAGCTCGGCCTCCCACGCCCGGTGCGCCGCGAAGCCCTCCTCGGTCTCCAGGGAGGGGAGCGGATCGGGCGGCACATGCGCATGGAGCCAGGCGCGGGCCTCGGCGCGGAACGCCTCGTCGGCGGCGCAGTGGGTGAGATCCACGGTCGCCCTCCCTTCCTGCGAGCCCTACAGATTCTCTTCCCTAACAAGTGTTTGGTAGGTTAGCGTGCTGCTATGACAAACGTCGAGGCGCCGGCGTACGTTCCCGGGCACGGGCTGCTCCGCGGCCGCACCGCCGTCATCACCGCGGCGGCCGGTGCCGGCATCGGCGGGGCGACCGCGCGCCGCTTCCTGGAGGAGGGCGCGCGGGTGCTGATCAGCGACGCGCACGCGCGCCGGCTGAAGGAGCACGAGGGCGAGCTGGCCCGTCGGTTCGAGGGCGCGGTGACGTCCGCGGTGTGCGACGTCACCGACGAGGCGCAGGTGCGGGCCCTGTTCGACACCGCCGTGCGGGAACACGGCCGGCTCGACGTCGTCGTCAACAACGCGGGCCTCGGCGGGACTTCGCCGCTCGTCGACATGACCGACGAGCAGTGGTCGAAGGTCCTCGACGTGACCTTGAACGGCACCTTCCGATGTACCCGGGCCGCCCTGCGCCACCTGCGTGACACCGGCGGCGTGATCGTCAACAACGCCTCCGTCGTCGGCTGGCGCGCCCAGGCCGGCCAGGCGCACTACGCGGCCGCCAAGGCGGGTGTGATGGCGCTGACCCGGTGCGCGGCGATCGAGGCGGCCGAGTACGGGGTGCGGGTGAACGCCGTGGCACCGAGCCTCGCCATGCACCCCCATCTGGCCAAGGTGACCACCCCGGAACTGCTGGAGGAGCTCACCGCCCGCGAGGCCTTCGGGCGGTACGCCGAGCCATGGGAGGTGGCCAACGTGATCGTCTTCCTCGCGTCGGGCTACTCGTCGTACCTGACCGGAGAGATCGTCTCCGTCAGCAGCCAGCATCCCTAGGACCACAATGGACCCGTGCCGACCAAGAAGAAGCCCCAGGTGACCGCCGCCGCCCAGGCCGCCCGGCGGCGCGAACTCCTCGACACCGCCGCCGAGGTCTTCGCCGAGCAGGGCTACAACGCCACGACCGTACGCAAGATCGCGGACCACGCGGGCATGCTCGCGGGCAGCCTCTACTACCACTTCGACTCCAAGGAGTCGATGCTGGAGGAGATCCTGCGGACCTTCCTCGACGAGCTCTGGGGCGGCTACGACACCGTCCTGGGCGCCGAGCTCGGACCCCGCGAAACCCTCGAAGCCCTGGTCACCGAGTCGTTCCGGGAGATCGACCGGCACCGCGCCGCCGTCGCGATCTACCAGAAGGAGAACAAGCAACTGGTGGCGCAGGAACGGTTCGCGTTCCTCGCCGATTCCCAGCGCAGATTCGAGAAGGCGTGGCTGTCCACGCTGGAGCGCGGCGTCGCGGCCGGTGTGTTCCGGTCCGACCTCGACGTCCGGCTCACCTACCGGTTCGTCCGCGACACGGTGTGGGTCGCCGCGTCCTGGTACCGGCCCGGCGGACAGCACAGCCCGGAGGAGATCGCCCGGCAGTACCTGTCGATGGTGCTGGACGGGATCGCTGTACGCACATAACCCACTGGTCCCATTGGGGAGTTGCCATGGCCGAGGCCTACATCGTCGAAGCGGTCCGTACGCCCGTCGGGCGGCGCGGAGGAGGGCTCAGCGGGGTCCATCCGGCCGACCTGGGCGCGCATGTCCTCAAGGAACTCGTCTCGCGCGCGGGCATGGACCCGGCCGCCGTCGAGGACGTCGTCTTCGGCTGTCTGGACGCGGTCGGGCCACAGGCCGGCGACATCGCGCGGACCTGCTGGCTGGCGGCCGGGCTGCCCGAGGAGGTGCCGGGTGTGACCGTGGACCGGCAGTGCGGGTCCTCGCAGCAGGCCGTGCACTTCGCCGCGCAGGGCGTGCTGTCCGGCACCCAGGACCTGGTGGTCGCGGGCGGCGTGCAGAACATGTCGATGATCCCCATCGCCTTCGCCACCCGGCAGGCCGCCGAGCCGCTCGGGCTGACCGCCGGTCCCTTCGCCGGCAGCGAGGGCTGGCGGGCGCGGTACGGGGAGAAGCCCGTCAACCAGTTCGTCGGCGCCGAGATGATCGCCGCCAAGTGGGGGATCACCCGGCAGGACCAGGAGGAGTTCGCGCTGCGCTCGCACCGGCGGGCGCTGCGGGCGATCGACGAGGGGCGCTTCGAGCGGGAGACCGTGGCGTACGGCCAGGTCGGCTTCGACGAAGGGCCGCGCCGGGACACCTCGCTGGAGAAGATGGCCGGGCTGAAGCCGGTCATCGACGGCGGCACGATCACCGCGGCCTGTTCCTCACAGGTCTCCGACGGCGCGGCGGCGATGCTGCTGGCCTCGGAGCGGGCGGTGCGCGAGCATGGGCTCACGCCCCGGGCCCGGGTGCACCACCTCTCGGTGCGCGGTGAGGATCCCATCCGCATGCTCACCGCCCCGATACCCGCCACCGCCCACGCCCTGAAGAAGACCGGCCTGTCCATCGACGACATCGACCTCGTCGAGATCAACGAGGCCTTCGCGCCCGTCGTCCTGGCCTGGCTGAAGGAGACCGGCGCGGATCCCGACAGGGTCAATGTCAACGGCGGTGCGATCGCCCTGGGGCACCCTCTGGGCGCCACCGGAGCCAAGCTGATGACGACCCTGCTGCACGAACTGGAGCGCACCGGAGGCCGGTTCGGACTCCAGACCATGTGCGAGGGCGGGGGACAGGCCAACGTGACGATCATCGAGAGGCTGTGAGACGCCGGCACGTCTCCTCCGCCTCCTTCATGATCCGCTCCACCAGTTCCGCGCACGACGGCAGGTCGTCGATCACCCCGGCGACCTGCCCGGACGCCATCACCCCCAGATCCGTACGGCCGTCCACCATGGACGCCTTCAGCAGCATCGGCGTGTTCGCGGCGAGCAGGACCTGGCTGAAGGTCAGGTCCTTGCCGTGCCGGAGCGCGCGACCGTCCTGGAGCATCCGGCGCCAGCTGGTGCCGGACAGCTTCCGGTAGCCGGCCGCCCTGCGGACCGCCCGGAGAAGAGCCCGCACACGTCCGGAGTGCTCGAGCGCGTCGACCAGTTCGGTGCGCAGCATGCGATGGGGCAGGCCGTCCACGGCCGTCGTGACCGTGACGTCCCGTACCGTCGCCGCCAGATACCGCGCCTTGACCGCCTGCGGCACCGTCGAGTCCGAGGTGAGCAGGAACCGCGTGCCCATGGCGATGCCCGCCGCCCCGTAGGCCAGCGCCGCGGCCAGTCCCCGCCCGTCGAAGAAGCCGCCCGCCGCCACGACCGGTATCTCCACGGCGTCCACGACCTGCGGCAGCAGCACCGTCGTCGCCACCTCACCGGTGTGCCCGCCGCCCTCCCCACCCTGCACGATCACGGCGTCCGCACCCCAGGCGGCGACCTTCTCGGCATGCCGCCGGGCGCCGATCGAGGGAATGACGACCACGTCGGCCTCCTTGAGCCCGGCCATCAGCTCACGGGAAGGCGCGAGGGCGAAGGAGGCCACCCGCACCCCCTCGTCGATCATCACGCTCACCCGGTCGCCCGCGTCCGAGGCGTCCGCCCGCAGGTTCACCCCGAACGGCGCGTCCGTACGGGACTTGACCTCCCGTATCGCCGCGCGCAGCCGGTCCACCGTCATCGTCGCCGAGGCCAGGATGCCCAGCGCCCCCGCGTTCGCCGTCGCCGAGACCAGCCGCGGCCCCGCCACCCAGCCCATCCCCGTCTGCACGATCGGGTGGCGGACCCCGACCAGCCGGGTCAGCGGCGTCTCCATCACACACCGACCTCCCTGGCCCGGGTGTTCTCCGGGTCGAGCACCTCGCGGATGAGCCGCAGTTCCTCGGCGGTGGGTGCGCGGGTGTGCGGGACGTCGTCCGGGACGGTCAGCTCGAACGCGGTCGCCTCCCGCACCTGCTCCGGTGTGACCCCCGGATGGAGCGAGACCGGCCGCATCGAGTGGTCCGGGGTGTCGAAATCGAAGACGCCCAGGTCGGAGACGACACGGGGGATGCGGTGATAGCGGGCGGCGTCGCCCACGCGGTCGTAGCCGACCCCGCACACCATGTCGACCTTCTCCACGAAGACGCGCCTGGAGTGCCGGGGGACCCAGTAACTGGTCGGGTTGTTGAGCGTGTTGACCGGTGCCCCGCGCACCCCCAGCAACTGCCGCTTCGGCCGCTCCCAGTCGCCGATGCAGGAGATGTTCTGGTTGCCGTACCGGTCGATCTGGCTCGCGCCCATCATCACGTGCCGCCGGCCGCCGGTGACCAGGGCGAGGTGCTGCCGATAGGGCAGCCAGCCCTCGACGGTGCCGTCCGGCGCGACGAGCAGCGCCTCCCCGTCGGTCAGCAGCAGATCCGGCGCGAAGGCGCGGCGCGCGAGGCGGGCACCGATGGCCGGGATCAGGCCCATCGGACTGGCCAGCACCTCCCCGTCGTCCCGCCAGGCCTCGGCGCAGGCGATCACGCAGTACTCGGCACGGGTGACGTCCGCGGACCCGGTGCCGGTGCCCTCCGTCATGACCTCCATGACCCCTCCCCGACCGCCGACTGGTACGCCTGCTCGTCCCCGCCCAGGAACCGTGCCGCGAACTCGGGCCAGGGTGTGGTCGCATACGTCTTCTGGAAGGCCTCGTCCCGGCCGTAGTCGGGTGCGCAGGACGTGAAGTGCGCGCCGTTCGGAGCCTCGACGACCCCCGTCACCGTGTGCCGCTTGATCAGCAGGGACTGCGGGGGTGCCTCCTTCGTCAGCTCGGCCGTGTCGACGATCCGTT
It encodes:
- a CDS encoding acetyl-CoA C-acetyltransferase, translated to MAEAYIVEAVRTPVGRRGGGLSGVHPADLGAHVLKELVSRAGMDPAAVEDVVFGCLDAVGPQAGDIARTCWLAAGLPEEVPGVTVDRQCGSSQQAVHFAAQGVLSGTQDLVVAGGVQNMSMIPIAFATRQAAEPLGLTAGPFAGSEGWRARYGEKPVNQFVGAEMIAAKWGITRQDQEEFALRSHRRALRAIDEGRFERETVAYGQVGFDEGPRRDTSLEKMAGLKPVIDGGTITAACSSQVSDGAAAMLLASERAVREHGLTPRARVHHLSVRGEDPIRMLTAPIPATAHALKKTGLSIDDIDLVEINEAFAPVVLAWLKETGADPDRVNVNGGAIALGHPLGATGAKLMTTLLHELERTGGRFGLQTMCEGGGQANVTIIERL
- a CDS encoding NAD(P)H-dependent flavin oxidoreductase is translated as METPLTRLVGVRHPIVQTGMGWVAGPRLVSATANAGALGILASATMTVDRLRAAIREVKSRTDAPFGVNLRADASDAGDRVSVMIDEGVRVASFALAPSRELMAGLKEADVVVIPSIGARRHAEKVAAWGADAVIVQGGEGGGHTGEVATTVLLPQVVDAVEIPVVAAGGFFDGRGLAAALAYGAAGIAMGTRFLLTSDSTVPQAVKARYLAATVRDVTVTTAVDGLPHRMLRTELVDALEHSGRVRALLRAVRRAAGYRKLSGTSWRRMLQDGRALRHGKDLTFSQVLLAANTPMLLKASMVDGRTDLGVMASGQVAGVIDDLPSCAELVERIMKEAEETCRRLTASR
- a CDS encoding CoA-transferase subunit beta, with the protein product MTEGTGTGSADVTRAEYCVIACAEAWRDDGEVLASPMGLIPAIGARLARRAFAPDLLLTDGEALLVAPDGTVEGWLPYRQHLALVTGGRRHVMMGASQIDRYGNQNISCIGDWERPKRQLLGVRGAPVNTLNNPTSYWVPRHSRRVFVEKVDMVCGVGYDRVGDAARYHRIPRVVSDLGVFDFDTPDHSMRPVSLHPGVTPEQVREATAFELTVPDDVPHTRAPTAEELRLIREVLDPENTRAREVGV
- a CDS encoding TetR/AcrR family transcriptional regulator yields the protein MPTKKKPQVTAAAQAARRRELLDTAAEVFAEQGYNATTVRKIADHAGMLAGSLYYHFDSKESMLEEILRTFLDELWGGYDTVLGAELGPRETLEALVTESFREIDRHRAAVAIYQKENKQLVAQERFAFLADSQRRFEKAWLSTLERGVAAGVFRSDLDVRLTYRFVRDTVWVAASWYRPGGQHSPEEIARQYLSMVLDGIAVRT
- a CDS encoding SDR family oxidoreductase → MTNVEAPAYVPGHGLLRGRTAVITAAAGAGIGGATARRFLEEGARVLISDAHARRLKEHEGELARRFEGAVTSAVCDVTDEAQVRALFDTAVREHGRLDVVVNNAGLGGTSPLVDMTDEQWSKVLDVTLNGTFRCTRAALRHLRDTGGVIVNNASVVGWRAQAGQAHYAAAKAGVMALTRCAAIEAAEYGVRVNAVAPSLAMHPHLAKVTTPELLEELTAREAFGRYAEPWEVANVIVFLASGYSSYLTGEIVSVSSQHP